ACGAACGACCGGGCCCAGGGGACGTTGGTGTTTCGCGTGGACTTAACGTCGACCATCCGATTTAAGGTGTCCACGTGGAACAGTAAGCGCCATCGGATGCACGCCAACTGTGACGTCTCCGTAGGCGCTGACGGGATGATATTAGCGGCCTCTAAGGGGAAGAGATGCCCCGTTTATTTCACTTGACTCGATGCCGTGAATTTAgtcatttttttatgtaattacttaattatttctacgttaaatatttattatattgtgTAAATTAATGCGACTACTTTATAAGTTTACTTGTTGCACGGGATTTATCTTTACTCTTTTGAAAGAAATTCTCAATTGATAATTTCTCATGATGATCTTGTTGATCACCATCCATTTGAATTActattctttaatttaattaagacAGAGTTATAAGCTAAACTACGAATGTGGGTTGATTCAAACGGTTCAATATTTATTCCTTTAAATATGTTCTCTGGATCGAGTcttataaataaagaaaattcatgctgGAAGAACCTTATTCCTTAATGACCCAACCACGCTcaactagattagtcgggcCTGATTGAGCTTCTGAATAACAGTGCACACCGAAAAAAGTTATAAGTTAAACAAAAAATGGTGtttttatatagaaaaaaaaaatcaaaatagcAGTGCTCTTTTTGGTGAAACCACGAGTATTAATCTCATTATTGATCTAACGGGCCTAGCTTCCAATGGGTTTCCCTATCATCAAAATACAAAAACGAGCATACTATTGGAGCCGAACAATATGGTCGAAAGAGAATGCCAGTGAATACAGGcccaaataataatatagcaTGTAGGCCCAAATATGTAGTATTTTAAGAACGAGCGGTTTGTATCTGTACAAAGCTTTGGGTATTTGCATACGCGTGATGCCGTGAGTCAAAAAAagttttcatcaattttttgatttatcaTGGTAGTTTGTGTGATAAGTAATAGGTATAAGTGCAACAACAAAATTACTTGtacataaaaaattatgaaatcaaGATTGACAGCAAGTGATCCAAACTAttcggaaaaaaaagaaactggaCTACTTAATATTTTAACTAGTATAAAAGCTAACATTTCTCTTTAAATTTTaactgaaatttttaatatttctaattAGAGTACCGGGATCGCAATATAATAGGTCTTAAGTGGTGCACTAACTTTACATAGATGAACTTTCTTGTAGTATATTCGATGTACTTTAAAACCATTTAATGACCAAAGTCCAGTTAATTCCCAAACAAGAATCAATTTAAAGTCAGTACAAGTTTCACTGAAAAAATTAGGACAACTCtaatattacaaataaaaagagtATTGAAATTGGTGAcgaattgaaatatatatatatatatatatatatatatatatataaatcaatgtGGGTTAGTTTTTAGTGAAGCGGCGCACGTTATCTTTAGGTAAGGTCTTGCGTGCGAGTTTTCAgattggagaaaattcaccATCATTAgaattttatcccttagtgagTCACCGTATTCGAACTCAGATTAATCAGACCAATTGAATTTCTAAATGTCAAATGAtacacatcgaaaaaatgatattTGATTCAATAAacatttaagaaaataataaaaataaatagagagTGTAAGAAAGAACAAAGGATGGGTGACTTAGGGTGGCTAAACCCACCCTACTAGCCACCCCATTCTCGTGGCAAATAGGAGTTTTGATTGATTTATGATTCATTTTATGATTACATGAAGAGAGACCTTTCTTTTGTCTTACTATTTATCTCAAAAACCTTAGTAAAATATTTCTAAATAATAGTTCGTAAGAAGAAAAGCACTTGCATATAACGGCATAAGAAGCGGCATTAATTGAcaaaaaatatgaaagttttagtttttattaacaatagatttttttataataattctaGAAATCCATACTGATTTGGGATATTCATGAGTAAGGTCTAGGACAGCTAAATTCTTCCAAACCCAAACCATATAGAAAGGGTCGGCCTTTGAACACTTGCCAAACCGGTTAATGATTTATAAGGAAAATCCCAAATTCTTCCCACTAAATTAACGGATTTTCACTGGGAACCCACCTTATACCCATTAATGGACTCATAAccattaccaaaaaaaaaaaactgaactagcaaaaaagcaaaacatatatatattttttgttataagcAATATGGATATTTAGTCGCACTAGTTTTAAAGATAACAAAACTAACAAAATAAACATCAATCTTGAAAGAATTTCATCAATCTAGGTTCTTCTGTCTAGTTTCATTAATAACACAAAAAATGAAGCCGATGCTCCTTACtccaataaaagaagaaaaaaagaataatctcAACCTGACTCTAAATAAATCGGAACTGTTCACTAAAACAAAAGAACTAAACTGAAGAGCAAGTAGATAAGAGGTTTAAATCCTAATTGAATTAGAATATACTATTTTGTAAATCCAGTAAATGACTAATCCtagtttaataattttatatcttCACAAGTTTAGAACGAGTTTTGAGGCTACATACCATATCCTTCCCAAACCCTACATGGTTCGTTCAATAATTCGTAAATTCTTCTCGTAACCCAACTGGTAAAACCCTATAACGCCCCATTAGAATTTGGAAAGGGTCAAAACTCATTTATACAAACCCATGAATATCCCTAACCATATCTAGTTCACAACCAATAAAAGGACATGCCCGCGCACAGGCTAGATATGGCCTAGGTATTTCGTAGGACTTGGCCTAACTTGGTCTGATATGCactagtataatatatatatataaagttgtaccAATCCTAATAAATATGGGTAGAATAGTAAATgtctaataaattaatatgcaatatagattttaaatcacaagaataataaaaataataaaaataataacaataataaaaataaaaataaaaataacaacaacaacaataataataataataattattattattattattattattaaatatgacCAATAGTAAACGTTTTAATAAACTAATATGCAatacaaattttaaataatactaataataatatggatattattattattatgattgtTGTTATAAATGTCCAATAAATTAAACTgcaatatagaaattaaataataattattattgctAATATGGAAATCCAACAACAaatgtcttaataaattaatatataataaattataaatattagggcaaattacaaaataaaacccaaattttgtaaaatgtctcagttttgtcctaaattttgttttgtaacaaaaaaaaccataagttttctaaaatgtctcaaaaatgatctccgttataactttcgtcaatttttgcctacgtgtgacctacgtggactgttaaagggacccactagcctacgtgtgacctacgtggactgttaaagggacccaccatcagcagcaaaaattgacggaagttataacggaggtcatttttgagacattttagaaaacttatggttttttttgttacaaaacaaaatttaggacaaaattgagacattttacaaaacttgagttttttttttgtaatttaccctaaataTTAtggtaaataaagaaataaataatataaagttGAATCCACCCTAATAAATAGGTATAATAGTAAtgtcttaataaaataatatacaatATAGATCTTAAATTGTTaatgttgttgttgttgtacataaataaatatatccaatagtaaatgtcttaataaattcaatatgcaatatataaattaaataattattattattgcatATGAATGGATAAATACATCCAATAGTAAAATCCTTATTAAATTAGTATACcatttagaaattaaataataataattattgtaaataaagaaataaataaatccaaAGAAACATATTAATCACCTGCTGTTACGGTTATTTCATTAGTAAATAagtattcataattttaaggaTTTCATTAGTAAATAACTATTTTTAAccaattttatcaaaaattattcaaactcacgaaatttaatatatgaaatgtgattgagaataaaaattagtctaatactaactttaaaaatttatagattatgattattatttctttcattAAGTAAAgcaaagaattttaaatttttagtattttatataaatataaattagattGATAATTGGGATTATTTATGGGAAGTATTTTACATGAATGATTTGCTTGAACTcttcaattaatattatttagcgTGGGCTTGAAATTTACTGTATTGAAGTctatatagtataaaaaatattttttctacacactaatataaattataaatgatagtaattaatgttttatttaaattcttaaaataagctttttaaatatttattgaattaGGGTTAGACAGGTCAATATGCAAGACTCACATGCAAGAGAGGTAATACAACATTAATATCTCAATTAAATGATTGAATTAGCAAAGCAATAACATGAGAAATGTGATGCTAATTTACCATGGTATTAAATGTTATTTGCCCTTTGTACTGTCTCGTGAATAAGAAGTTCACTTATTACTCTATAAATTCGAGGTTTTCAATTCCATATTTGCATcccaaaacaaagaaaaaagataggtggaaaagaagaagagaaatcaTCAGAATAAGCTGAGCTagtacaattaattaattacacaGATGGAGATCGTTGGAAGCAGAAACCTCATGATTTCAATGGCGTTTCTCATGGCTATTATTTTGGTGCACGGAGCCTCAACTGCTCATGCTAATGATGTGCCTCCTAATCTCGACTACGAGACATGCTTCAAGGAGTGTATGTTCATGTCCGGGTGCAAAACACTACCCCCCAAAGAATCCAAAATGTGCACATCACAGTGCAAGGAGATGTGCCGCCACCATCTCCGAGCCAGTGCCCCGTCTCCCTCTATTGGTACTCCAGGTCCGGCCTCTGTTCATTCCAATAGCGTCATTTAAGGTATAAAGTTACGATgaataatgaaagaaaaaagaattactaAAAAGAATAGATCGAATCCCTTCTTTACCTTAAAATTAGTTTCAGCATTTTGCTGattcgtcttttttttttacaggtTCCGATGATGTAAGAAAGAGGACCTTGATGCAATCTGGCCAGAGGTTTTAAGATTCTACATAGTATGGGTCTAAATGTAATGAACAAGGCATTATAATAGCCAGAAAATCGTATATTCATCCTTTTATATAGAAAGGGCAGAAAATCATATGAAACAACTCTATTTTAGCAATCAAGTTGTAATTGATCGTGGGGAATAAATAATAGGTTGCTCATTTTCTTTCGTTGGGCACTTAAAAAATTGAGAGATTCTCTTATTTGTCTGTTCTATCAATTGATGGAGAAGGCTTTTGGTGATCCAATCTTGCTACATGATGTGAGCGACAATTAATAAATGTATGCCTTAAGACGTGTGCAACTGTTGGAATGTAATTAGTGAAATTCCATACTTCATCTAAAATTGAACtggcttttaaatttttttattgaaaatgataagagagagatttatttaacgaaaaatatatattcttaccaGATTCTACTAGATATAGCTCACGAAACATCATAATATCCCGTTAAGGGCTTAATCAAAGTCGGCACCTTTGTTGCCATCTCGGAGCACATGATTGGCCCATTCCGATATAATATTTTTGGTCAACATGAAATAAGACCATTTAAGCTTTTCTCGAGAAGAGAAATTGTTGAGTGATTGAGTACCCGGAATGTATCAGAATTGCACCTTTATTGAGAGATCTTAGACCATCATTATAAATGTTATCAAATTAAGCCTATTCCAAGATATACtgagaaaattgaaattttcgaCCCAATGATGTGGTTGGGAACTAAAAAACTGATCTAATATAATTATCTACggaaatcaaaataattgaaaaaaaaaattgtccaaGATAGTTCATTGACTATTTAGATATTGTATTCTGAAGATCAACATCGCGGACGTCGTACATCAACTTAATTTCATAGCGGATTCTCGTCCTATTAGCACTACTACATTTtgtcaaaataatatttttcataaaaatattgCATCCAAGAAACTAcattattgaaataattattagcctaaaaaaattaaatatcttTAATATCATTTGCAATGGATGAAATTTTCGGAGGAAAAGTccaataacaaattaaattatttttagattccCAACATCATATTCAATATTAGTGCAACACTGCCAAATAAGATAATGAAGATTCTTCTTATATACTTCTACCGGTTGTTCGCCTGTGTTTTGCATGggttaattaaataaaatttatttttatacgGCCAAATATTGAACAGttctaaattaaattttcttattagatgtatattattcttaatttatagAATCATTTCTTCTATACAAAGTATGTTATAACTATATCAATCGAATGGGTCTTATTAATTATAGAATGACTGTTAGAAATATCCaaaaattacatattataatctttaattttctaataccaaattattttttaaaaattccactataaaaataaaaaaaattaatgcaaGTAAATTTCTTTTCTATCTGTGTTATTTTTAAACTAAATTATACGTACCATTTACTTTTATTTGTAGCATATTCTTTTTAAAGAATCTCtacaaaaagaaagtaaatcaattcaagtaaagttttttttttttgaaattttaatttttatgaatgaaatttaatcaaaattagatagaaaaagtaaattttatCTAGATACTGACTTTTCAAATCCTTTATCAATAAACATTTACCATTAGGTTAGAGTGAATGTACATTGTTGTATAGGTTGGAGtgaacatatacatatacatatacatatatatatatatatatatattcagttAGTTTCCCTATTTGTGGCAAATAACTttaatatgtgtatatatatatatatattaacttcttatataatatataggttaaattacacaaaaaaacctaaattttataaaacgtctcagttttgtcttaaattttgttttataaaaaaacaaaccataagttttctaaattgtctcaaaaatgatatctgttataaattccgtcaattttgcataTGTGGACTGTTAACTTCAGACATAAatcaataaacaaataagatcggttaaataaaaaaattcaaactttttaatccgtttcagttcagtccttgCAACATTTCTCACTTTTCAAATCAGCCCCAATTtccaaattcgtttcaaacaagtcctgggccaCTTTTAGCATTTTCCGAACAGTCTccgaattttccagaatttttaatcattccagggaacttttcaatttgtttccgTTCAGTCCCCATGACATTTTCcactttttcagatcagtcccgaactttaaaattcgtttcaatcaagtcctagGCCATTTTTAACACTCTCAGTTCAGCCACAGAATTTTCAGGtcattcaaatcagtccagaaaacgttttaatttgtttcagttcagtccctgtgacattttcccatttttttcagatcagtcacAAACTTTCAAATATGTTTCAAAACAGGTCCCAGACCCTTTTTGGTTCCTGTTCAGCCGTAAAATTTTTCAGACGTTCCAAATTAGTCCAGGGAACTTTTTAAGCTGTCTCAAATCCGTCCCCGGGATTTTTAGCCCAATTTCCAGAACAGTCCCCgttctttcaaaattatttttaattcgatCCTTGAGCAATTTATGAGATGTGCGTTATGACCGTGGTGATATATGATCGTATGCGACCGTAttagatttaaataaattgttttATAAATCCCTAATTTCTAAGGCAAATGATACATTAAAATGGTTTAATCATTCACTTGGACTTAAAGGCGaccaattaattttattgtgatcATTTTGCCCATATTCGTGTGCTTGGAGTGTTTGAATATGTCTTTAATTAAAACCTCACGCGAATCGGTTTAATAATGTAAAGTCAACTAAAAATCGAATTTAACCCCAAGAcagtcggaaattagagtttatcgggcgacCTACTAATGGCCAtttcgacggctcgaaatccgtaaactaaagcatttggcaaatttttaataaacttAAAATTCCACACATGGGACGATCGGGACACTAAACTTGGCTAAAATAAATCATTCAgctcttttaaatgaattacACGAACCGGTCAATAATCTGTACTCGCATCGACAGTCCAAGAACTGTTGGCCACGCcttttttaaattcacaatttcaaaaacaccgagatacgtgtcacgtaatcttgattttccacgcacacacatattttccgGTTCAAGGGCGTGACTACTGGTTCTTGACCCGACGACGCCCTAGCGGTGTCTCGTGCTCCCATTTTCCTAaatttgtgtttagaacggattaaaatacgaaaaaaaaaattaacctCAAACTCGgtttaatcaaacatgggcaaatagtcaagttaagggttaggttttgggtttcagGCAAAAACACTCTTGTTTTAACCTGTGAAAATCATATTGTCACAATTCAGGAAAATCTAAAAACAACGCATACATTCGAGACTCGATTGCAAACGTTGTGTTTGTCGGGTCCACTAAAATAAtgtcgaatgctacatgccttCTCCATCACCACTTTTgtctattttgttttagggtaggatttgcatacCAAGGTACCCCAGTTAATAATCGactaactcacgtaaattcggcaataacaaaacctcattgtttgtttatttatgcttacttgttacattctcgcacttgtttgttatgcggatcaaGTCCGATCCTTAGGATACTATTTTcacgggtccaacgccctaaccgtcgatcacggggtccaatgctcccatacaccgagtgcacttcttaatttaattttcagtcttCCCAGACCACACGGTGAGtatgagtggaataatgaccgaatgcgaaccgatcgggatttagtcattgtaatttgtatttttatttatttgagataacAATGTGagggtttatgttgtacatttattcatgtaagaatcacGATCAGAGAGCAGACGGTCGGAGAGtttattcgaatttacggtgtcaaaacgggcgagtcaagtgcaaccctaaatcattcggtaaataaataaaatggcaagcctagcaagttagagtatcgaaagggctTGTGGGATGTAGACCTatacgtaatagaacccccgaattcgaaattttcagttccgtacagaccattgccttagcatactaggtgtatacgtaatagaacccccgaattcgaaattttcagttccgtacagaccattgccttagcatactaggtgtatcccatacccctagaccaggGCAACTCACCAGCTCTcaactttcgggtcgtaaacaggtagtggcgactccttctcacgtgcgtcggTCGCACGTCCCCGGAatggtggacactcccaagccgcgctgCATAGGCGCGTGCATGCGTACCCCgatgagattaaaattcgggtgcgcacaaacTCTACATGGTTTTGGTCAGTAATTCGTAAATCCTCCTCGTAACCCAATTGGTAAACCCTTATAAGGCTCCATTAGAATTTGGAAGGGTCAAAACTCATTTATACAAACTCATGAATATCCTAAACATATTTGGCTCACGATCAATAAATGGCCATGCCAGCGCATGGGCCAGGTATGGCCTAAGTATTTCTTAGGACGTGGCCTAACTTGGTTTGATCTGGGttagtataatatatatatatatatatatatatgtaaagttGTATCAACCCTAATAAATATGGATAGAATAGTAAATgtctaataaattaatatgcaaAATAGACTTTAAACCacaataatagtaataattattattataaaatataaatatggccAATAGTAAACGTTTTAATAAACTAATATGCaatacatattttaaataataatcatatagatattattattgttgttgttgttgttgttgttgttgttgttgttgttgttataaatactaataaattaaaatgcaagatgaaaattaaataattattattaatgctATTATGGAAAtccaataataaatttcttaataaattaatattgaaTAAAGTATAAATATtatggtaaataaataaataaataaataatataaagttGAATCCACCCTAATAAATAGGTATAACAATAAAtgtcttaataaaataatatgcaatatagaaattaaataataattattattgcatataaatgaataaatacaTCCAATAGTAAAAGCTTATTAAATTAGTATAccatatagaaattaaatagtaataattattgtaattaagaaaataaataaatccaaAGAAACATATTAATCACTTACTGTTGCGGTTATTTCATCAGTAAGTAAGTGTACGAAAATTTAAGGATTTCATTAGcaaataactatctttatttaaaatttccaaataaattttaaaaataatttttagatttataaaatttcaataaaaaaaatctcacaTCGAAccaattttatcaaaaatcaAACTCACTAAATTTAATACATAAACTGTGATTGAGAATAAAAATTAGCTGAATAATcactttaaaaatttaaagattatgattattatttctttcattAAGTAAAGctaagaattttaaatttttagtattttatatatacatatatgtataaattagATTGATAATTGTGATTATGCATGAGAAGTATTTTACATGAATGATTTGCTTGAACTcttcaattaatattatttagtgTGGGTTTGAAATTTACTGTATTGAAGTctatatagtataaaaatattttttctacacaataatataaattataaatagtaGCAATTAATGTCATATTTAAATTCTTAGAATAAACTTTTTTAATAaacatttttttgaaatttagatatatataaattatatccTATGTAATAAATAGGGTTAGAGAATTACATGTTTATTGATATAGGGATATAAAGGTCAATATTTATGCAATAAATAGGATTAGAAAggtaaatatttattgaattaGGGTTAGACAGGTCAATATGCAAGACTCACATGCAAGAGAGGTAATACAACATTAATATCTCAAttaagtgatttaattagcaaAGCAATAACATGAGAAATGTGATGCTAATTTACCATGGTATTAAATGTTATTTGCCCTTTGTACTGTCTCATGAATTAGAAGTTCACTTAGTTTTCTATAAATTCGAGGTTTTCAATTCCATATTTGCAtcacaaaacaaagaaaaaaataggtagcaaagaagaagagaaatcaTCAGATAAGTTAAGCTAGtacaattaataaattatacagATGGAGATCGTTGGAAGCAGAAACCTCATGATTTCAATGGCGTTTCTCATGGCTATTATTTTGGTGCAAGGAGCCTCAACTGCGCATGCTAATGATGTGCCTCCGAATCTCGACTACGAGACATGCTTCAAGGAGTGTATGTTCATGTCCGGGTGCAAAACACTACCCCCCAAAGAATCCAAAATGTGCACATCACAGTGCAAGGAGATGTGCCGCCACCATCTCCGAGCCAGTGCCCCGTCTCCCTCTGTTGGTACTCCAGGTCCGGCCTCTGTTCATTCCAATAGCGTCATTTAAGGTATAAAGTTACGATgaataatgaaagaaaaatgaattacTAAAAAGAATAGATCGAATCCCTTCTTTACCTTAAAATTAGTTTCAATATTTTTCTGattcgtctttttttttttacaggtTCTGATGATGTAAGAAAGAGGACCGTGATGCAATCTGCCCTGGGGTTTTAAGATTCTACATAGTATGGGTCTCAATGTAATGAACAAGGCATTATAATAGCCAGAAAATCATAAATTCATCCTTTTATATAGAAAGGGCAGAAAATCATATGAAACAACT
The sequence above is drawn from the Punica granatum isolate Tunisia-2019 chromosome 5, ASM765513v2, whole genome shotgun sequence genome and encodes:
- the LOC116208793 gene encoding uncharacterized protein LOC116208793, giving the protein MEIVGSRNLMISMAFLMAIILVQGASTAHANDVPPNLDYETCFKECMFMSGCKTLPPKESKMCTSQCKEMCRHHLRASAPSPSVGTPGSDDVRKRTVMQSALGF
- the LOC116208830 gene encoding uncharacterized protein LOC116208830, whose product is MEIVGSRNLMISMAFLMAIILVHGASTAHANDVPPNLDYETCFKECMFMSGCKTLPPKESKMCTSQCKEMCRHHLRASAPSPSIGTPGSDDVRKRTLMQSGQRF